Sequence from the Methanosarcina siciliae T4/M genome:
GTGCTGCCTCTCCTTCATTCATTTTGAGGATTGTGCAGTGCTCAAGGGAAGATAAGATCCATTCCTTTCTGTAAAATCCGGCTCTCAGGTTTACATCGTAGAAAAAGTGTTTTGCCTTTATTTCCGGGAGCAGCCTTTTCAGCGTCTTCCTGTTTTCTTCCGACCTCTGGGCAAGGGTCCCGAAACAGAAAACGTCCCACTCTTCAGCTGTAAGGGCTTCAAATTCTCTTTCATCCGGGGTAATCGCGTCCCAGGCTACGCCTTCATTGATTGTGAAAATGGGGATTCCTTCGGCTTGCAGTTCTACGGTTACGGTTCCTGTCGGCCTCTTTTCGTCGATCAGGATGTACGAAGTGTCAACTCCCATCTCTTCAGCCCTTGAAAGCAGAATTTTGCCAAGCTCGTCCTTTCCGACTGCGGTGAGTACAGCCGGTTTTGCTCCCAGTTTTGCGAGGTGGGCTGCAAGGTTAAGAGGGGCACCTCCGAGATGGGCGGTGCTTTTGATGATATCAAAAAGGGCTTCTCCGAAGGTGAGAGCTTTCATATTATTAACTGGTTTTACAGCTTTATTTCTGTTTTGCACTTTTCTGTTTTGCACTTTTCTGTTTTGCATTTTCGGATACAGGTTCTTTTGCTTCAGATATTTTTGCGCTTTAAGGTGAACACTCCCGCAAGCAGCGCCAGAAGAGCAAATAAAGTTCCGGGGCCCGGACTTTCGGGGTTCTGAGCATCAGCTTCTCCTTTCAGGCCGACGGTGTCCTGTCCGTCCTGCGGGAATTGCTGGGCTTTGTCCTGATTTGCCTCCTGGTTCTGTCCGGTTTGCACCGTACCCTGCTTTGAGACTGAGATGAAGCCTGTGTCAGGTACCCTGTCGTAAATCGTTCTTCCGAATTTGTCGGGGTCGATGTGAACCTGGCCGATTCCGGTCTTTACTTCGTCTCCTGAAAGCCATTCCCTGCTCTGGTCGGTAAGGGGGATGTCGGCTTTGCTTGGCACAAGAGCCGTTTCAACGTAGATGTCCATATTGCCTTCATCTTGCAGGAAGTCAAGGGGAATGCTCAGGTACATACGGTTTCCTTTCATGCTGATCAGATGCCCGGCACCCCTTACGCCGTAAGTCCCGTCCACGTCCCCGAAAATGTCCGCATCCAGTTTTCCGTTGTAAAGGGAGTACACGAGCATATATTCGGGAAGGGGAGTTACCCCCTGGTCGGTATCGAAAAATATGGTAGTAATCGCCCCGTCGTCAAGTTCTAGTTCGGAGTATTCAATTGTCAGCAGCATGATATTGTCTGAGTATCCTGCTTCAACCAGGGTGAGGTCGTCTCCGTCATAGCCAAAGCCTGTAGAGTCCCCGGCAGGATCGTTGATCTCTAGGGGATTTTCGGTATATGTCAGCAGGGGACTTAAGCTTCCGGTCCCGGTATCCAGCGCTCCTTTCCCAAAGTCAGGGACCTGTTCCATTTCTCCGGAAAGAGACCCATCGACCGTAAAGGAGTCAACAACGAGGTTAACTTTGCCGTCATCATAACCTAGAAGCCCTAAAGGAAGCCTCAGAAATACCTGGTTTCCGGAGGGTATGAACATTGCGTCGTTGTAGGGTACACCCAGGGAAATACCTCCTGTTTCCGTATATCCTATCCGGGTCAGGTCTGATTCTTCATTTTTTATCTTCAGGCTCGCATCCGTACCCAGCATGGGACCGATAGTATAATCAATGCGGTAATCTATTCCAAAAGAAGGAGGTGCCTGTTCCGTATTAGTAAAGCCTGTTGCTATATTCTGGTCCGAATCGATGAAAATCCAGCCGTTTATGTCTTCTCCGTAAAAGCCGCTTCCGGACTCAACATCATTCTCATAAGTTAACAGCAGGTCAAGGACTCCATCATGTGCCATGATATCAATCTCTGTAATGTCCGCACCCTCAGAATCCCCTGCTTGATCCTGAAAACTTCCATCAAGACTCCCTGTCAGGCCTGGAATGCTAAGTTCTCCTGTTTTTGTGTTCAGGACTCCATAATCAGGCGCCCGGTCAAAAAAGAGAGCTTTTATAAGTTCGGAATGGCTGGTAACAAAAAGATCCATGTCCCCATCGTCGTTTCCAAGCATACTGAGAGGAAGCGTAATAAATAATTTGTTTCCGGAAATAGAAAGTGTGGTTTCGCTTACAGGATCGTCGTTTAATTCAGCAGAGATAATCGGGTCGGAATAAATTATGCTCATAACACTGAAGGTGTAAACGTAGTCTGCCCCTATCCCTTTATTGTACCCTGTCCCGGAGTTTTTATCGGTATCAATAAAAACTGCCCCTGAACAGTCTTTTCCCTCGAGGCTTTCTGCAAAGCTGATTTCGGCATAAAGATAACCGTCTCTGACCTCACAGGCAAGCTCTGTAATATCAGGATAAGCAAAATCCCCCATCGGATCCGTTACACCTGCAGCCTGAACCGAAGCTGAGCCTTGAATTAAAAACAGAAGTGAAAATGCAAAAAGTACATAATTTTTTGTCCGGTAAGCTCTCATTTTCAACCCTCATTATCTCTTACTTCATATTTTCCGATTTACTGCTATTATTGATATTTGTAAAATTTAGCCGTGGTTAAAATTTACTTTTCCGTACAATTTTTCCTACTTTACGCACTATTTTGGCAGTGTACCAAAAGTTCTGTAAAATATGATTGACTCTATATCCTTTTTTTTCACCACAAAAAAACAGGATACAGAGTCAATGGTAGATTTATTCTCACTCATAAAAGATTATCTTGTCGATCAGGAAGGTAGAATTCGCCAGTTAATTACGTGGTTTTTAAACGTTTTAATGGAGGAGGAAGCCCTCCTCGAAGTCTCCTGACCAAGTATGGTGAACTTGAATTATTAAAGCCTCAATTCCGTGAGTTTCCCTTTGAAACTCAGGTATTTGAGAAATATTCCAGAGTTGAAACGGCTATCTTATCCGCTGTAGCGGAATCTTACCTGCAGGGTGTTTCTACCCGAAGGGTGGATAAGATCATGACTTCGTTTGGAATTAAAGGAATATCAACCTCTTCAGTTTTCAGGATTACAAAAGAGCTTGATGGAAAAGTTTCTGAATTCCTGTCAAAGCCAATAGAGCACGAAATTCCTTATCGTATGCGTGTTTTTCAGCAAAAACACTATCAGTAAAAATATTCTGAAAAAACAAGTTACCTGCCGAAAGCAGTTTATAAGGTTTGAGCAGTTTGTAAGGTTTGGTTAGTGTTTACTATTTATCAATTAATGTGTTCAGTTAATTAATGTGTTCAGTTACAATTGCGTGGTCAATAGTTTCCTGCCGAGAGGGGACGGAAATAATTTTTGTAGCATCAGTTACCATTCCCTCTGATCCTTTATTATTTATTTTTTTAGCAGGAACGCCTGCTATTGAAATCCCTTTTTCATAAAAGGATTTATTGACTACGGAATTTGCCCCTATTGCAATATGATCTGCAATTTCAATATTTCCAAAGATTTTGGCTCCAGGACCGATATATACATCGTTTCCTATTTTTGGTGCTAGAAAATCGTATTCTCTGCCAGATCCTATATTGGTGCAGGCGTGTATTCTGCAGTTCTCTCCAACTCTGGCATCTTTATTTACAACAATTGTTCCTCTATGAGCTATGCATAATCCTGGCCCAAAAACATTTAGCGGAATGCTGTATCCGAAATGGATGCTCATTCTATGCAATCTAAATAATACATAGTTCAAATATAGTTTATGAAGAAAGGATTTTTGGCAGTTATTATAATACTCGGCCTTTCTTAATAACCTCTGAAATTTCCATATATCATCGCCAATTAATTTAGGTTTTTTATAGTTTTTTCCTAAAGCTATTCTGTCTGCTTCAAGATATAAATCATAATCTTTTTTTGATTTAATGGTAATAGGTATCCCTCACTCATGATTATTGGTACAGCTTGAAGTCTTACGCTGCTTTCTCAGTTAACTAAATAAGCTCAAATGTAAAAATCGAAATAATGCTTAAATCCATTTTAGTCTCACTCATTGAGAATTCTAATATCTTTTATACAAATCCGTAATAAATATTCAATCTAGTATGTGTGATTTAATTAAGACTGAAATATTGGCAAATTATTCTTATTTTCTATGGCGTGGAAACCACCTTTTTGAGGACTGTCTCTCAGTTTGCAGTTTCTATCAACTAATCTTTATGATTATGCATTCAAATTTTGGTCAATGTTTGTGTGTTATATGAGTAACTACATATAAGTATTTTTACAATAGATTATTTGTTTAAAACCTTTATAAAATATATTTATATATTGAGCTCATCCCAAATCTTCTTTTTCTTTCTATTTCTTGTGTTTACTGGTATGTTGGACTTTATTCCTCTTTTCCTGTTATAGTTTCTAATTTTAACTGTGTCATACATTCCATCAGCTGTCACTTTGGAAGGCCTGTTTACAGACCTTCCTTCAGGTCTCTTATAATCCGTTGTAACAACATACAAAGTTTCATTCATTAATTTCCTCATATTCGAACGAGGTCTTCTTGTATGTGGTTTCTATAGAGGAAGGTAATGTTCTATGAATTCCCATAGAACAACATCTATCTCATGGGAATACATGGTTCTAAAATTATAATTTCAATTGGATATTTATTTTGGGATAGACTCATTATATAACCCCGATCTCAAGGTCAAAACATGCTAATCGGAAGCAGGGTTTGACAGCCTTGAAAATTCTCAAGGCCAGCATAGCCATGCTTCCGGCACAAGAAGGGTTCAAAACTGTTTGGGAGGACTAGTTTGAACTCCAAAAGCTAATTTTGATAACTTCTTTATAAGTTTTCTGTCCATAGTCTCTAACAATCAGGATTAAGGAATAGTTACATGCCTGAAATAAGCCAGTAAAAAATCAGTTAGAGATATCTGGAGGAAACTACATGTAGAACATTCCAGAAGTGATCGACCTTATACCTGCTTCAACCCGATGCAACGAAGGAAGAGAAAAAAAGAGTTTCATCCATATTTTTCTATCAAAGTCTCGTATGAAGGATTTATGCTGTAAATTATACTTCTTCCACTTCTTGTTTCATCTATGAGACCTGTTTCCTTAAGATTTTTCACATACCAGCTGATCGTGGCCCTGGAAACTCCGATTTCACGCGCAAGATCCAGGTTTGTGTTACATTTACCGTTCTGTATTTCTGAAATTATTCTTTGATTCGTGGAATTTTGAAGCGCAGAAACAACTTTTTTCTCTCCTTCACCATAAGTTGAATTGTTCTGGAAATATCTAGTTTTCCCGGATTCACTGTAGGCTTCTATCTTGTGATGGGCTTTCAGGATCTTGATGTGATAACGAACTGCTCCCCTGTTTAGTCCTGCTTTTTCTATAATTTCACCCAGGTAAGCTCCGGGTCTGGTTTTTATATATTCGTAGATTCTTGCGCGGTTAGAGTTCTCAAAGACATCTGCACACTCCGTAATCCGGAACCCTAGGATTGCGAAAAGAAACTTTGCAGGAAGGATCAGCATATCTACTACTGACAGTATGTTCATTACAGTTAACCAGAGTAGAAAATGCCAGTATGGTTCTATTGTGTCTTCAAGTAATACTACCTCTTCTCCGTTAACTGAAACTCCGGCCTGATCACTTGTACACGGGCTTACAATATATTCCGTAGCCCCGGCTGTAGTTGTTAAAAGAAAAAAGAGAAGGCAAATGGTAAGCTTTTTTCCAAACTTGGTGCCGGCAAAGATTAAACGTATAGCTTTCAGATTCACTGACCGACTCTCCGTAGACTTTAAATTGCCATTTCCCTGTTCCACGTATCCCTGATCTATAACTTCCTCAATCAATTCAATTACTATCTGCTTTGAACTCCAAGTCCCCTATTCTATAGATCCTACTACCACTATATTTTGAGAATTTCGAAACCATTTCCTTTTAGACCCGTATTTTCTGAGCAATGACCAGATTTCTCAGGTGTTTAACTTCACGGAAAATTCCTCCTACAGATGAAAAAAAGAAGGAACAGGACTACAGTAGTCCCTCTGAAGCCCGAAACCTGAAATACAGATCCTGAAGTTCCCTCATTTTCTGAATCAGAAGACGGATCAGAGGATGTTCCCGAAACTACTGATTTTTCAGGAGATGCAGAGGAGTTATCTTCCACGATAAGAACTTTGCTTGCTGACCTGTATCCTGTTTTGCTGGCATTTATCACATACCTGCCTGCAGCAGGACAGCTATAGTTCAGAATGCCTGAGTTGTTGGTAAAACCAATTTCTTGTTCGTCAAGGGTCAGAAGGGCATCTGCAACAGGTTCCGACATGCAACGAACTCTTAGCTCGCAGTTTTCTCCCTCTATGGGCGTCAAGAAATCAATGGAGAGAGGATCTTCATATCCTTCGAGTTCTATTACGAATAAACTTTTGAACCCGCCTTGAGACACAAGCAATCTGCTCCCATCAGGACTCCAGCCATTCCGATACCTATCTGCCAGAAACCTATAATTATTATCATCTTCAGTAAGTTGTATTTTTGTTGATCCGTCCGGGCTTGCAACAAAAACAGAAGCTGATGAAACAAAACTGATAAAGTCTCCTGAAGGGTGCCATTCATACTCGGTTATTGCTGATGCGATAAGGTTTTTTCCACTTCCATCAGGGTTTATTGTATAAAGGTTACTGTCCTGTGAATGTGTATAAGCTATTTTATCTCCTTTTGGGCTCCAGCTTGGATTGAAGACAATATATCCTGGAAACTCTTCAAGCACTTTTGCATTTTTTCCTGTAGAATCTGCCAGAAATATAGTGACTCCATCATAGTTTACAGTACTGAAAATCAGGCTTTTTCCATCCGGGCTGAAACTAAAAACATCATCACCCCTGGCAAAATCCGTTGAAAGTTGAACTTCATCAGTCCCATCGACCTTAATTGAATAGAGACCGAAAATTTCATCAATATAAAACACTCTGCTGTCATCAGGACTCCAGGCAATTGCTATCCCGTTATCCGTCAGTCTCTCATTCTCCGTTCCATTTTCGTTTATAATCCAGAGCCCGGTTTCTTCGTCTGTAGTCTGACCAGTTGTGCTGGTTATACTATATGCTATTTTTTTGCCATCATGACTCCAGAGTGCAGTCCGTACGCGATCAGATTCAGATGTATCTGTAAGTTTCCGGAGCACATAACCGTCCGGGTCAAGTAAGTATAATTGATAACTTAGAGGATGCTGATCCATTATTATAAGAGCCTTTGTGCCTTCCGGATTCCACTTAAGATTAGTTTGCCAATCAAGATCCAGAATATTTTCCCCAATTTCATCAACTGTCGTGTAATTACACTTACCTGCAGTCTTGATCAGTGTTTTATCGGGGTCTGCAAGCACATATAAGTCCCTTACTCTGGGAATACCTGTAATAATTCCGATTCGATTTCCATCCGGACTCCATCCCATCTCGTTCAGGCCCAGGGATTTTTCACCCGTATTGTTTGGAGTTGATACGATTTCCCGAATTCCGGTTCCATCTGCGTTTAGCATATAAATTGCATGAAGAGTAGCTCCATACTGAGAGTTGAGAGATGCTTTTACCAGCAATCTGCTACTATCGGGACTCCATGAGCCATAAAACAATGGTTGTTCTTTGATGCCGGTTTTCGAGGAATCTACAAGACTGTCAAAATAAGGAGTCACTATTTGTGATACAGGTATAATTTCTTCAACGCTTACATTGAGATTTTCGGATGAAGCTGCAAAACATGTGGATATGCTTGAAATTAGGAGGATTACGAATAGGCTTATTTTCAGTGTCCTTAGCATACAATCCCCTGCAAATGTAAAGTTTGTTTATTTTTCAACTGATTCTGAATATTATGAAGAAAATTAACTAAGGGGAGGGAATT
This genomic interval carries:
- a CDS encoding DUF5050 domain-containing protein; the protein is MLRTLKISLFVILLISSISTCFAASSENLNVSVEEIIPVSQIVTPYFDSLVDSSKTGIKEQPLFYGSWSPDSSRLLVKASLNSQYGATLHAIYMLNADGTGIREIVSTPNNTGEKSLGLNEMGWSPDGNRIGIITGIPRVRDLYVLADPDKTLIKTAGKCNYTTVDEIGENILDLDWQTNLKWNPEGTKALIIMDQHPLSYQLYLLDPDGYVLRKLTDTSESDRVRTALWSHDGKKIAYSITSTTGQTTDEETGLWIINENGTENERLTDNGIAIAWSPDDSRVFYIDEIFGLYSIKVDGTDEVQLSTDFARGDDVFSFSPDGKSLIFSTVNYDGVTIFLADSTGKNAKVLEEFPGYIVFNPSWSPKGDKIAYTHSQDSNLYTINPDGSGKNLIASAITEYEWHPSGDFISFVSSASVFVASPDGSTKIQLTEDDNNYRFLADRYRNGWSPDGSRLLVSQGGFKSLFVIELEGYEDPLSIDFLTPIEGENCELRVRCMSEPVADALLTLDEQEIGFTNNSGILNYSCPAAGRYVINASKTGYRSASKVLIVEDNSSASPEKSVVSGTSSDPSSDSENEGTSGSVFQVSGFRGTTVVLFLLFFICRRNFP
- a CDS encoding winged helix-turn-helix transcriptional regulator, with protein sequence MNLKAIRLIFAGTKFGKKLTICLLFFLLTTTAGATEYIVSPCTSDQAGVSVNGEEVVLLEDTIEPYWHFLLWLTVMNILSVVDMLILPAKFLFAILGFRITECADVFENSNRARIYEYIKTRPGAYLGEIIEKAGLNRGAVRYHIKILKAHHKIEAYSESGKTRYFQNNSTYGEGEKKVVSALQNSTNQRIISEIQNGKCNTNLDLAREIGVSRATISWYVKNLKETGLIDETRSGRSIIYSINPSYETLIEKYG
- a CDS encoding serine O-acetyltransferase is translated as MNYVLFRLHRMSIHFGYSIPLNVFGPGLCIAHRGTIVVNKDARVGENCRIHACTNIGSGREYDFLAPKIGNDVYIGPGAKIFGNIEIADHIAIGANSVVNKSFYEKGISIAGVPAKKINNKGSEGMVTDATKIISVPSRQETIDHAIVTEHIN
- a CDS encoding carbohydrate kinase family protein — protein: MKALTFGEALFDIIKSTAHLGGAPLNLAAHLAKLGAKPAVLTAVGKDELGKILLSRAEEMGVDTSYILIDEKRPTGTVTVELQAEGIPIFTINEGVAWDAITPDEREFEALTAEEWDVFCFGTLAQRSEENRKTLKRLLPEIKAKHFFYDVNLRAGFYRKEWILSSLEHCTILKMNEGEAAQISGMLFGTTYTCRTLCRLLTDKYPKISVICITKGPEGAAVYQDGVYEEIKTTPVEVADTVGAGDAFSAGFLYTFLSGYGVSKAASVASMLGTYVASKPGSVPEYSEELREKLRT